DNA from Hippoglossus hippoglossus isolate fHipHip1 chromosome 13, fHipHip1.pri, whole genome shotgun sequence:
TTCTGCATCGGTTTCCCTGGCAACCTCTTAGTCGTGCTCGGCTATATATTTTGCCTGCCAGTCTGGCACAGCTGCAACATTTACCTCTTCAACCTGGCAGTCTCCGACCTCATTTTCCTCTGCACGCTGCCACGCCTCTCCTACCTCTATGCAAACGAGCAAGTGGAAACCAATCCGTATGCTTGCATTATCAACCGCTACGTCCTGCACGTCAATCTCTACTCTTCCATCCTCTTCATGGTCTGGGTTTGCATGGACCGCTTCCTGCTCATAAAGCATCCGATGAAGAACCACTACCTGCTGAGGCCTCGGGCGGCCCTGCTTGTGGCAGGGCTGAGCTGGCTGGCCGTCAATGTGGAGGTGGCTCCAATGATAGCGCTGATGGTTCAGGACCTGCAGAGTGGAAACTGGAGTCTCTGCAAGGATTTTGCCAGCCTGAAAGGAGAAGTTAACCCGTTTGGATACAGCCTGGCGCTCACCTTGACTGGTTACATCCTTCCCATGGTTGCAATGTGTGGTTTCTCCTACCAAATCGCACATCTGCTCCATGTCCATGAAAGGGCTCTGCAGCACAGGGCCACATCGTACAAGAAGACTCTGAGGGTCGTTGCCTCAGCGGCGGCCATGTTTCTGGTTCTCTACACTCCGTACCACGTGCTGAGAAACGTTACGATAGCCATTTGGCAGCCCTGGGCAGGAGTGAAGCTCTGCACGGGGATGTACGTGCAAGGCCTGTACATCTTGACCCGACCCCTGGCCTTCATGCACAGCGTCATCAACCCCGTCTTCTACTTCCTCATGGGTGACAAGTTCAGACAGCTTCTGTTTGCTAAGCTCAGGAAGCTGCTCAGGAAGACAGAACGGCCAAGACAACCAGCCTGACAAGATCCCTGCATGAAAAGGTATTGCACGTCCACACATGTGAAAGAGCTCTCTCTTtacatattgtattttattaaaaatgtcgCCTATATGCTTTCCCTTGTTTCATTTTGTATAATTGTGTAATATTTTCATAGATATAGGCAAATTTCCATCCATCAAAATATTGTCAAACTGTGagttattattgatattgaGGGACATTTTTGGTGactattattaataatgatattttGTATTGACCTCacattattttttgtaaattgaTTTTAATAAATGCATATATTGTAACTGAGACAAATTCtctttcaatgttttttaaaataaagtaactGGTAAACAAACTTCATGCATTTAAAGGTCAGTCCTTGTTactgttttaatattaaagCTCAGTTTCTATCTGTTTCTGTACTTATATTAGTTCtgaatgtaataaaatataccTTGACTCATAACTGGCTGTTTCTCATTTTACTAAGTGATGGAGGATGACAAATATCAACTGTGTAAGTTTCCGCcttcacataaaacacattttatgtttCAACAGTGGCTAAATCAGTAGCTTCCTCTGAAGAAAATAGTTGTGAAACACGTTTTGAGTTCTGTATAAATTTATTATAATTCTTTTCCACACagaattttgtatttataatattctttaaatgctgcttttattcgttttcatgttatattttgcatgtttttacttttttttatgtgtaaatcaatttgtaactttttttttagttcTGTATGAATAaagatattgtttttattaaatagttTATACATATTTGTAATTATTCTGTCGTCTTGTCTGTTTAAACCTAGTGATATTTTCTGATAgtactcatatatatatatatatgtgtctaAAGGTGGAATGATCTGTAGGTCTTAGCTCTCTTCATACTTGACTGTCATTGACCTCTGATGTTAAACTAAAACCCTGAATCCTCATTAAATGCATTTAACTCCATGCTGCTTTAAGACATCAGCCAGGATCAGGCGCCTCAGTCTTAACAATGATCACACCAAGCCTGAGCCGTCATTTCATTTACACTGGCGTCTCTCCTGGGATGAACAAAGGGGGAAGAAAGAATGAAATATTAGGTGTGCAGGTTTCGAGTTTCATAAAGAAAGCCAGAGGAGCGGTACTGAGAGGGAGCCACTGAGATAAAGCAGCAGGAAGGTACACgtgaatacaaacacaaaacctgaAGCTCTGtattaaatataatgtgatACCCTAATGTAATAACCCTTTTGAAAGATGATCCAGTGTCAGAGTTCAGACAACGGAGGCTGGGAAAAATTGCATCACGGGGCACATGCTCTTTGTAAAGCTTTTCTTTGTAAGGTTACTGTAAATGTGTGGTTTCTTAAAGTGCTTATCTCAAGAGATAATAATGACTTAACGTCATAAAGAAAATGCCCTGATGAGCCAATTGGCTTCGGATTCATTTAGAGaatttgacatttgaaaattAAGATTTATCGTcctattcgtgtgtgtgtgtgtgtgtgtgtgtgtgtgtgtgtgtgtgtgtgtgtgtgtgtgtgtgtgtgtgcttactCACATTCTTGTTTTTGAACACAGCAACCACTTGTCGACACTCTACACTATACTATTGGCCGTCTGCTTACCTGCACACTGGGCCAGTGTACAGTAGGACCACATGAGTGTTCCACTCCACACCGGGgagctgtggtttgttttgttttatgccTCCTGACGAACGAGGTTGACCTTTCTGAATAATGCTCTTGTGTAAATGGATTGTTCACACTCGTGCGTCAGCCTCTCTACCTTTCCGACCTCTTGggtagaatgtgtgtgtgtgggtggtggaTTGGTGGACATATTTGCAGTATGTTTGCGGatcatctgttctctctgcCTCAGCTACATGAACCCTCACATATCACCGTGTAGCGCAGAGCGGATTTGGTTTGTCCGAGTCAGAATGTCCTCCTGTTCACTTTCGCTGTGTAAATTTACATATATGATCGcagtcaccagcttgtcccgccctgTTTGCTGTCccctagcaacagagctgcagttggacaacAAGAGAAAGTTTAAACACCCCTCGGCTTTTTCAACATGAGCACCATTCCGTTAGGTTGAGTTGAAGTGTGATACGTAAACATTGGACTTCTCGTCATTTGCCAGTGCAATGAGCTCTTTGAAAAACActttgtcactgaagcgcaatgaatcctgggataggttcGGATGAATCCCCTGAATCGAGACAGTTATTGTTGATCACCTTACTTCTACTTCTGCTTCCAgcccttgtgattgtctgcacctgtcCGAATGTGTTTCCTGCCTCCTTTGTGTACTTAGTCTCTTTGTTTCcacttgtctttgtctgttcGGTTCGGATCTGTTCAACCCAGCTgctgtgtctcctctcctctcctgttctgagtttctgtttctgtttttgggtcatctgtgttttcttgcaGCCTTCTGATTGTAAGCCagtaaattgtatttgattaaaTAAGTTTTCctagtttttttgtgtatgtctgCATTTGGATCGAGTTTTAAAACAAAGGTTTCTTGAACTTTCAAATCggtgaaacaaaaaaacaaactaaacttAACACAACAAATTTGATCTTGATTACATTTTTGGCAATAT
Protein-coding regions in this window:
- the LOC117772829 gene encoding succinate receptor 1-like, whose amino-acid sequence is MVSLSIHTICNKNNHTMVLNCTLIDDVLEKYYLSPFYAIEFCIGFPGNLLVVLGYIFCLPVWHSCNIYLFNLAVSDLIFLCTLPRLSYLYANEQVETNPYACIINRYVLHVNLYSSILFMVWVCMDRFLLIKHPMKNHYLLRPRAALLVAGLSWLAVNVEVAPMIALMVQDLQSGNWSLCKDFASLKGEVNPFGYSLALTLTGYILPMVAMCGFSYQIAHLLHVHERALQHRATSYKKTLRVVASAAAMFLVLYTPYHVLRNVTIAIWQPWAGVKLCTGMYVQGLYILTRPLAFMHSVINPVFYFLMGDKFRQLLFAKLRKLLRKTERPRQPA